A region of Odocoileus virginianus isolate 20LAN1187 ecotype Illinois chromosome 11, Ovbor_1.2, whole genome shotgun sequence DNA encodes the following proteins:
- the UCHL5 gene encoding ubiquitin carboxyl-terminal hydrolase isozyme L5 isoform X2 gives MKGLALSNSDVIRQVHNSFARQQMFEFDAKTAAKEEDAFHFVSYVPVNGRLYELDGLREGPIDLGACNQDDWISAVRPVIEKRIQKYSEGEIRFNLMAIVSDRKMIYEQKIAELQRQLAEEPMDTDQGSNMLSAIQSEVAKNQMLIEEEVQKLKRYKIENIRRKHNYLPFIMELLKTLAEHQQLIPLVEKAKEKQNAKKAQETK, from the exons ATGAAAGGTTTGGCGCTGAGTAATTCAGATGTGATCCGACAAGTGCACAACAGTTTTGCCAG ACAGCAGATGTTTGAATTTGATGCTAAGACAGCAGCAAAAGAAGAAGATGCTTTTCACTTTGTCAGTTATGTTCCTGTTAATGGAAGGCTGTATGAATTAGATGGATTAAGAGAAGGACCGATTGACTTAG GTGCATGCAATCAAGATGATTGGATCAGCGCAGTGAGGCCAGTCATAGAAAAAAGGATACAGAA GTACAGTGAAGGTGAAATTCGATTTAACTTAATGGCCATTGTGTCTGACAGAAAAATGATCTATGAACAGAAGATAGCAGAGTTACAAAGACAACTTGCTGAG GAACCCATGGATACAGATCAGGGCAGTAATATGTTAAGTGCTATTCAGTCAGAGGTTGCCAAAAATCAAATGCTTATTGAAGAGGAagtacagaaattaaaaagatataag attgaAAATATCAGAAGGAAGCACAATTACCTGCCATTCATTATGGAATTGTTAAAGACTTTAGCAGAACACCAGCAGTTAATACCACTAGTAGAAAAG
- the UCHL5 gene encoding ubiquitin carboxyl-terminal hydrolase isozyme L5 isoform X1, translating to MKGLALSNSDVIRQVHNSFARQQMFEFDAKTAAKEEDAFHFVSYVPVNGRLYELDGLREGPIDLGACNQDDWISAVRPVIEKRIQKYSEGEIRFNLMAIVSDRKMIYEQKIAELQRQLAEEEPMDTDQGSNMLSAIQSEVAKNQMLIEEEVQKLKRYKIENIRRKHNYLPFIMELLKTLAEHQQLIPLVEKAKEKQNAKKAQETK from the exons ATGAAAGGTTTGGCGCTGAGTAATTCAGATGTGATCCGACAAGTGCACAACAGTTTTGCCAG ACAGCAGATGTTTGAATTTGATGCTAAGACAGCAGCAAAAGAAGAAGATGCTTTTCACTTTGTCAGTTATGTTCCTGTTAATGGAAGGCTGTATGAATTAGATGGATTAAGAGAAGGACCGATTGACTTAG GTGCATGCAATCAAGATGATTGGATCAGCGCAGTGAGGCCAGTCATAGAAAAAAGGATACAGAA GTACAGTGAAGGTGAAATTCGATTTAACTTAATGGCCATTGTGTCTGACAGAAAAATGATCTATGAACAGAAGATAGCAGAGTTACAAAGACAACTTGCTGAG gaGGAACCCATGGATACAGATCAGGGCAGTAATATGTTAAGTGCTATTCAGTCAGAGGTTGCCAAAAATCAAATGCTTATTGAAGAGGAagtacagaaattaaaaagatataag attgaAAATATCAGAAGGAAGCACAATTACCTGCCATTCATTATGGAATTGTTAAAGACTTTAGCAGAACACCAGCAGTTAATACCACTAGTAGAAAAG